From the genome of Sphingobacterium kitahiroshimense, one region includes:
- a CDS encoding N(4)-(beta-N-acetylglucosaminyl)-L-asparaginase: MSSRRQFIRQGIIGATAIGTVETLSSFSIPQKRSGMKPIVISTWDFGIAANQAAWEVLKKGGKAIDAVEQGVRVPEADLKNMTVGKGGYPDRDGIVTLDACIMDSEGNCGSVAALEHIAHPISVARLVMDKTPHVMLAGDGALQFALENGFEKEDLLTPEGEKAWKEWLKEKKYKPVMNIENKSFAVERLPGNQYNHDTIGMLALDAQGNLSGACTTSGMAFKMHGRVGDSPIIGAGLYVDNEVGGATSTGVGEEVIRTLGSFLVVELMRQGYSPEDACKEAVKRIVKKKPNIAKDIQVGFLALNKKGEYGSYALQKGFSYAVCHNEKQDLLIPGSYYYKS, from the coding sequence ATGAGTTCAAGACGCCAATTTATTAGACAAGGTATTATTGGAGCAACAGCTATAGGTACTGTAGAGACGTTATCAAGTTTTTCAATTCCGCAGAAGCGGTCGGGAATGAAACCGATCGTTATTTCAACTTGGGACTTTGGTATCGCGGCAAATCAGGCGGCATGGGAAGTGCTAAAAAAAGGCGGAAAAGCAATTGATGCCGTAGAGCAGGGAGTGCGTGTACCGGAAGCTGATTTAAAAAATATGACAGTAGGAAAAGGTGGATATCCAGATCGCGATGGTATCGTTACCTTAGATGCCTGTATCATGGATTCAGAAGGAAACTGTGGTTCCGTAGCGGCCTTAGAGCATATCGCACATCCAATTTCTGTAGCTCGTCTGGTAATGGATAAAACACCACATGTGATGCTTGCAGGAGATGGTGCATTGCAGTTTGCGCTGGAGAATGGTTTTGAAAAAGAAGACCTGCTTACCCCAGAAGGAGAAAAAGCATGGAAAGAATGGTTAAAAGAAAAGAAATATAAACCGGTTATGAATATTGAGAACAAGTCTTTCGCGGTCGAGCGTTTGCCAGGTAATCAGTATAATCATGATACAATAGGTATGCTTGCATTGGATGCTCAAGGAAATCTATCTGGTGCATGTACAACAAGCGGTATGGCTTTTAAGATGCATGGCCGGGTAGGAGATAGCCCGATTATCGGAGCTGGACTTTATGTAGACAATGAAGTAGGCGGGGCCACTTCTACAGGAGTAGGAGAGGAAGTCATTCGTACATTAGGTAGTTTTTTAGTGGTCGAATTGATGCGTCAGGGATATTCACCGGAAGATGCCTGCAAAGAAGCTGTAAAACGTATTGTTAAGAAGAAACCTAATATTGCAAAAGATATTCAGGTAGGATTTTTAGCATTGAATAAAAAAGGTGAATATGGATCTTATGCTTTGCAAAAAGGATTCTCATACGCTGTATGTCATAACGAAAAGCAGGATCTGCTGATTCCAGGTTCCTATTACTACAAATCATAA
- a CDS encoding GNAT family N-acetyltransferase, with product MDIRKTKLEDLDQVIAIIDIARGLMRASGNTIQWTNGYPSREYIQTTIDIGENYVCIEDDAIVATFCFSLESDPNYTIIEDGEWLNEEPYGVVHRLASNGQVKGVAARCFQWCFEQCHNIRVDTHETNIPMQKVLTRLGYIRCGIIYVGDGTPRVAFQKIDS from the coding sequence ATGGATATTAGAAAAACAAAATTAGAAGATTTAGATCAGGTGATAGCTATTATTGACATTGCACGAGGTTTAATGCGTGCTAGTGGCAATACCATTCAGTGGACAAATGGCTATCCCTCTCGGGAATATATCCAGACAACAATAGATATCGGAGAGAATTATGTCTGTATAGAAGATGATGCAATAGTAGCCACCTTCTGTTTCTCACTAGAATCTGATCCAAATTATACCATAATTGAAGATGGAGAATGGTTGAATGAAGAGCCTTATGGTGTAGTACATCGTCTAGCATCCAATGGTCAAGTAAAAGGAGTAGCGGCGCGATGCTTTCAATGGTGCTTTGAACAATGTCACAACATCCGGGTCGATACCCATGAAACAAATATTCCAATGCAAAAAGTACTAACAAGATTAGGATACATACGTTGTGGTATTATCTATGTCGGCGATGGCACCCCCCGGGTAGCCTTTCAAAAGATAGATTCATAA
- a CDS encoding M14 family zinc carboxypeptidase, producing the protein MKIISLMKIIFFLIFVTSGITISAQTMNLNKNDFDEAYSSYKETTLTKRRFKHSTVVDLINKHQEESTLKIDQIGLSVQKRSIYKLTYGQGKKKVMLWSQMHGDEPTATMALFDLFNFLEGKDSRFQSLRQILKSNLEVHFIPMLNPDGAEVYTRRNAQHIDLNRDARDTATPEGKLLRNQAEMIKPQFGFNLHDQNIYYNVPGTKTPVTISLLAPAYNWEREVNEVRGNAMKIIAGMNQLLQDYIPGAIAKYDDEHSPRAFGDSFQKWGASTILIESGAFAGDPEKQEIRKLNFILILNSLLQIAQDSYQQFSISEYQHIPFNASQLHDVILRRVTTISHGLPLKIDIAIRRDEITEGEDYYTKGYIEDIGDLHDFYGYDDLDLTDFEFVEAKVYEKEFYRLSDLENVDIKALLKQGYAGVKINASEPKVLHYLPINVLSKSKLNTIRTLSLGKEANFFLKKKEEIQYAVINGYLIDLNQDLPRNMKQIVR; encoded by the coding sequence ATGAAAATTATCTCCCTGATGAAAATTATCTTCTTTTTGATCTTCGTTACTTCGGGAATTACAATTTCTGCCCAAACCATGAATTTAAATAAAAATGATTTTGATGAAGCCTATTCATCCTATAAAGAAACCACGTTAACAAAACGTAGATTTAAACATTCGACTGTAGTCGATCTCATCAATAAGCATCAGGAGGAATCAACCCTAAAGATTGATCAAATCGGACTGTCAGTTCAAAAAAGATCGATCTATAAATTAACCTATGGTCAGGGAAAAAAGAAAGTAATGCTGTGGTCGCAGATGCATGGCGATGAACCGACCGCAACCATGGCCCTTTTTGACCTGTTTAATTTCCTTGAAGGAAAAGATAGCAGATTTCAAAGCTTAAGGCAAATATTAAAATCAAACTTAGAAGTGCATTTTATCCCTATGCTCAACCCAGATGGAGCTGAAGTCTATACAAGAAGAAATGCGCAGCACATTGATCTGAATCGGGATGCCAGAGATACCGCAACACCAGAAGGTAAGCTATTAAGAAATCAGGCAGAAATGATCAAACCACAATTTGGTTTTAATCTACACGATCAGAATATCTATTATAACGTTCCGGGAACTAAAACTCCGGTTACCATTTCCCTTTTAGCACCAGCATATAATTGGGAGCGCGAAGTCAATGAAGTGCGTGGTAATGCAATGAAGATCATAGCTGGGATGAATCAGCTGCTTCAAGACTATATCCCAGGAGCCATTGCTAAATATGATGATGAACACTCACCAAGAGCTTTTGGAGATAGCTTTCAGAAATGGGGTGCAAGCACCATACTGATCGAATCAGGAGCTTTTGCTGGAGATCCGGAAAAACAGGAAATTAGAAAATTGAATTTTATTCTGATTCTTAATTCCTTACTGCAAATCGCCCAGGACAGTTATCAGCAATTTTCAATCTCAGAATACCAGCACATACCATTTAACGCCTCGCAGCTGCACGATGTGATCCTTCGTCGGGTGACCACAATATCACATGGTCTTCCTCTGAAAATAGATATTGCTATCCGAAGAGATGAGATTACCGAGGGGGAAGATTACTATACAAAAGGATATATTGAAGACATTGGAGATCTTCATGACTTTTATGGGTACGATGATCTGGATCTGACAGATTTCGAATTTGTAGAAGCTAAAGTTTACGAAAAGGAATTTTATCGCCTGAGTGATCTTGAAAACGTTGATATAAAAGCATTACTGAAGCAAGGATATGCCGGTGTAAAGATAAATGCATCCGAGCCCAAAGTACTACATTATTTACCCATCAATGTACTATCTAAAAGCAAGTTGAATACGATCAGAACATTAAGTCTTGGTAAAGAAGCAAATTTTTTCTTAAAGAAGAAAGAAGAAATTCAATACGCTGTTATTAATGGTTATCTCATTGATTTGAATCAAGATTTGCCACGAAATATGAAACAGATTGTTCGGTAG
- a CDS encoding dipeptide epimerase codes for MSTHSDWITKDFGAFKLRYKPYTLEMRYVFTVASFSRTTTPVVLTQLEYDGIIGYGEASMPPYLGESQESVINFLNKIDLSGFNSPFQTEELLAYVDQISAKNTAAKASVDIALHDLIGKILGQPFYKIWGLNPALIPATSYTIGIDTEEVIRKKVMEADQFKILKVKLGLETDKMIIDTIRQCTDRPLCADVNQGWKTKEQALEMSHWLAERGVVFLEQPMPKEQIDDNAWLTAHSPIPTIADEACQRLSDVPALQGVYSGINIKLMKCTGMREAKRMAELAQSLKMKVMIGCMTETSCAISAAAQLAPLVDWADLDGALLIGNDIYDGMKVIDGQCILPDRPGIGILAE; via the coding sequence ATGAGTACACATTCAGACTGGATTACTAAAGATTTTGGGGCTTTCAAACTGAGATATAAACCTTACACTTTAGAAATGCGTTATGTCTTTACTGTTGCATCTTTCAGCAGAACGACTACTCCGGTTGTATTGACACAATTGGAATATGACGGCATTATTGGTTACGGCGAGGCAAGTATGCCTCCATATCTAGGAGAATCGCAGGAAAGCGTTATCAATTTTCTAAACAAAATCGACCTATCCGGATTCAACTCTCCTTTTCAAACGGAGGAGTTATTGGCTTATGTGGATCAAATAAGTGCTAAAAACACGGCTGCAAAAGCATCAGTTGATATTGCTCTTCATGATTTAATAGGAAAAATACTGGGACAGCCATTTTATAAAATATGGGGATTAAATCCCGCATTAATTCCCGCTACTTCCTATACCATTGGTATCGATACGGAGGAGGTGATCCGTAAAAAGGTCATGGAGGCAGATCAGTTTAAAATCCTCAAAGTAAAGTTGGGCCTTGAAACGGATAAAATGATTATCGACACTATTCGCCAATGTACGGATCGTCCTTTGTGCGCGGATGTGAATCAAGGATGGAAAACAAAGGAGCAAGCACTTGAAATGTCACATTGGCTCGCTGAAAGAGGCGTAGTTTTTTTGGAACAGCCGATGCCAAAAGAACAGATCGATGATAACGCCTGGTTAACAGCCCATAGCCCCATACCGACTATTGCCGATGAAGCATGCCAGAGATTGAGTGATGTTCCTGCATTGCAGGGTGTTTATTCGGGCATTAATATCAAACTGATGAAATGCACTGGAATGCGTGAAGCAAAAAGGATGGCAGAGTTAGCGCAGTCATTAAAAATGAAAGTAATGATCGGATGTATGACTGAAACTTCTTGTGCCATATCTGCCGCTGCTCAGTTGGCTCCTTTGGTAGATTGGGCAGATCTGGATGGTGCACTTCTTATCGGAAATGATATTTACGATGGCATGAAAGTCATTGACGGACAATGTATCTTACCAGATCGTCCAGGGATAGGTATCCTAGCAGAATAA
- a CDS encoding RagB/SusD family nutrient uptake outer membrane protein: MKKYINYLLFASVLSTTYSCKNFLDVEPTNAVDADKAIITANDAQIAINGIQRQMTSSSYYGRNFIAYGDAKGGDVTLYSQGRGLDAFYTFNHNAQTNNFSSFWTSIYNIIYQTNNLLENIEKLKASGSIENFDLAKSEALTIRALANFDLVRLYGKSYTDDKNAFGIPNLTKTLAYNEQSLRATVDENYKQILSDLKTAETGLPKTKRDGYLNYYANKAIQARVYLTMGDYNNALLAAEEVINNNPIYSLYTNAAWVTSWQSQFGSESIYELVIEPNQADLGRNSLGFYFMRRNHQTGALGNFLASTPFLNALNADLSDVRRGVMARDESSAARLGSCYKYLGSTTFSGDKGTSNYTAVNIKVIRLSELYLIAAEAALKASTPNPTKAATYLQAIHKRSAGLPAIDARSVSEALILAEKSKEFFGEGIRYFDMIRLNKTINFDDAFAGIDIPTREQAINRSFSRTILPISQEEINANPPIKAQQNPGY; encoded by the coding sequence ATGAAAAAATATATAAACTATTTACTTTTCGCATCTGTTCTGAGTACAACTTACTCGTGTAAGAACTTTTTAGATGTGGAACCTACTAATGCGGTTGATGCTGACAAGGCCATTATAACCGCAAATGATGCTCAAATTGCGATCAACGGTATACAGCGTCAAATGACTTCTTCTAGCTATTACGGACGTAATTTTATCGCTTATGGTGATGCTAAAGGTGGTGATGTAACGCTTTATTCCCAAGGCCGTGGGTTGGATGCTTTTTATACTTTCAATCATAATGCGCAAACGAACAATTTTTCGAGCTTTTGGACTTCGATCTATAATATCATCTACCAGACCAATAATCTACTGGAAAATATTGAAAAGTTAAAAGCATCAGGAAGTATTGAGAATTTTGATCTTGCAAAATCGGAAGCATTAACCATCCGTGCATTGGCCAATTTTGATCTGGTTAGGCTTTACGGTAAATCTTACACCGATGATAAAAATGCCTTTGGGATTCCGAACTTGACCAAAACACTTGCTTATAATGAGCAAAGTTTACGTGCTACGGTTGATGAAAACTATAAACAGATTCTTTCGGATTTAAAAACTGCGGAAACCGGTCTTCCAAAGACCAAAAGAGATGGCTACTTAAATTACTATGCCAACAAGGCGATACAAGCACGTGTGTACCTCACGATGGGTGACTATAATAATGCTTTATTGGCAGCTGAGGAAGTGATCAATAATAATCCTATTTATTCTCTTTATACCAATGCAGCTTGGGTCACTTCGTGGCAATCTCAATTTGGGTCGGAATCTATTTATGAACTAGTAATCGAGCCCAATCAAGCTGATTTAGGAAGAAATTCATTGGGTTTCTATTTTATGAGGAGAAATCACCAGACAGGTGCTTTAGGAAATTTCCTAGCAAGTACACCTTTCTTAAATGCGCTTAATGCTGATCTTTCTGATGTAAGAAGGGGTGTGATGGCTAGAGATGAATCATCTGCTGCTCGCCTAGGCTCTTGCTACAAATACCTTGGTTCTACGACATTTTCTGGGGATAAAGGAACATCTAATTATACTGCTGTCAATATTAAGGTGATCCGTCTTTCTGAACTGTATCTGATTGCAGCGGAAGCGGCATTAAAGGCAAGTACTCCTAATCCGACTAAGGCAGCAACTTATTTGCAGGCGATCCATAAACGTTCGGCTGGATTACCAGCTATTGATGCAAGATCTGTTTCTGAGGCTTTGATCTTAGCGGAAAAAAGTAAGGAGTTTTTTGGTGAGGGTATTCGCTATTTTGATATGATCAGACTAAATAAGACAATCAATTTTGATGATGCATTTGCCGGTATCGATATTCCCACTAGGGAGCAAGCCATTAATCGATCTTTCTCTAGAACCATATTACCGATATCTCAAGAAGAAATTAATGCTAATCCTCCAATAAAAGCACAACAAAATCCGGGATATTAG
- a CDS encoding C40 family peptidase: MTNKLKYAILTCAGFFTINHAFSQALDSTVYLQVKELQETVRKAYAPDKRTKLFAFTKTDIAKNDYLIETTEPAAKTAFEQQFKNIPATVAINLLPEQNLGNKLIGIVHLSVGNMRTKPDNAAEMASQVLMGTQVDLLQKDHGEYRIRTPEGYIAWLPTSSVTAMTKEEAAQWNSQPKIIYTAEFGKSLSEPHAQSQRVSDLVYGDILVLTGEKNNYFEVSYPDKRKAYIKKEEALSLKKWVDSRNPTADNLISSAKSMLGLPYLWGGTSVKGVDCSGFTKTAYFMNGYVIPRDASQQVLAGESVDILDAEGHFDPEKALKNLKPADLLFFAAGKNTNPNVRVTHVALYIGNGTFIHAAGSVRINSMLKDAANYDDFQTRTVVAAKRYLGSNDPQIQKVQNNPYYSIK; the protein is encoded by the coding sequence ATGACAAATAAACTAAAATATGCTATTCTTACCTGTGCAGGCTTTTTTACGATTAACCATGCCTTTTCACAAGCACTAGATTCCACTGTTTATCTTCAGGTTAAAGAACTGCAAGAAACCGTAAGAAAAGCATATGCTCCTGATAAGCGTACAAAGCTATTTGCCTTCACAAAAACAGATATTGCCAAAAATGACTATCTGATAGAAACGACAGAACCCGCCGCTAAAACAGCTTTCGAACAGCAATTTAAAAATATTCCGGCAACGGTAGCCATTAACTTATTGCCCGAACAAAACTTAGGAAATAAACTGATCGGTATCGTACATTTATCTGTCGGAAATATGAGAACTAAGCCTGATAATGCGGCTGAAATGGCGAGTCAGGTATTAATGGGAACACAGGTTGACCTCTTACAAAAGGATCATGGTGAATACCGCATCCGTACTCCGGAAGGCTACATTGCCTGGTTACCGACTTCTTCAGTTACAGCGATGACAAAGGAAGAGGCAGCACAATGGAACAGTCAGCCTAAAATAATCTATACCGCTGAATTTGGAAAATCACTTTCCGAACCGCATGCGCAAAGCCAACGTGTATCGGATCTTGTATATGGTGATATTCTGGTGCTGACGGGTGAGAAAAATAACTATTTCGAAGTTTCCTATCCAGATAAAAGGAAAGCATACATCAAAAAAGAAGAAGCTTTATCGCTAAAAAAATGGGTTGATTCACGCAATCCTACAGCTGACAACTTGATCTCGAGTGCCAAATCTATGCTCGGACTTCCTTACCTTTGGGGTGGTACTTCTGTAAAGGGAGTAGATTGCAGCGGCTTTACAAAGACAGCTTACTTCATGAACGGTTATGTTATACCGCGTGATGCTTCTCAACAGGTATTAGCAGGTGAATCGGTGGATATCCTGGATGCTGAAGGTCACTTTGATCCAGAAAAGGCGCTTAAAAATTTAAAACCTGCTGATCTTTTGTTTTTTGCTGCAGGTAAAAATACGAATCCCAATGTCCGTGTTACGCATGTAGCACTTTACATCGGTAACGGAACGTTTATTCATGCAGCGGGATCTGTACGGATCAATAGTATGTTGAAAGATGCTGCAAATTACGATGATTTTCAGACACGCACTGTCGTTGCTGCAAAAAGATATTTGGGATCAAACGATCCACAAATACAGAAAGTACAAAATAACCCTTATTATAGCATCAAATAA
- a CDS encoding SusC/RagA family TonB-linked outer membrane protein, giving the protein MNKILLTSLCTMACGTLQVVHAQQIQVVGKVSDGNGAAIPDVTISVKGTNTATSTNSSGLFTINANQDATVIISAVGYQKQEIKLNGRKTLTITLQKEENALDEVMVVAYGTAKKSTYTGSAAVVKESDIKDVPTTSFENALNGRVAGVQISSSSGQAGATSSIRIRGIGSMNASNDPLYVIDGVPVVSGNLGQMSGQINSSSNVMSTLNPSDIESITILKDAAASSLYGSRAANGVIVITTKRGKEGKARINFRSSLGFTPSWATDNYEVADPQAQINMEYQIFHDYRTSNKNSATGVNYTDQEASTYALGQINNRFNKHGYRFEVDGPARMNNVKILGITDGVENREGKFFDWEDYLFRTGVFNTNDISLSGGSETTKYFSSLNYTKDKGRATINEYERISGRINLNQKVRSNIEYNVNLNVANTDKTGFNDTRSTGSNPFFQSRNLLFPFYWPTDYKTGNPWTAQYGSLAYNSDYYNKQWGNSTKTLKLGAVQSLSWEIVPNLTAKTIFSFDNTEVKDALNFSALHFIGLTDKGSSSKWNTNMRKYVSSNTLTYAKSIEQHNFNILAGYEVEKNVTDFQYSNSINLGSSSLTSIGTGANYKADSYQFGNNLMSYLSRVDYNYNEKYFLGASIRRDGSSRFSEDNRWGTFWSVSGAWSIHKEEFFKNDIVNTLRLRASYGVNGTLPTDNYAWRTLMYYKYNYKGNPGGVVGDGSLGAIDRGLGNTKLTWEKSNTYDLALEYGLFNNRLTGSIEYFNRDSKDLLQDVPTSGTTGFTKVLQNVGVINNSGVEIDLGGDIISKENFRWSARVNGSFLTSKVKTLDAGKDIIWTDPTGGDARAQFIYRENESVLSFYGYEWGGVDKTNGKNVWYTNNNQSDFEYNGRNASYSYTKADQIILGSATPKIFGGINTDVEYKGISLGLNFSYKIGGKLYDGAEKDVMDDGYYWERIRSQYYYDNMWSPSNVNGTQPKIDGNDLTDAIQFSSRHLYNASFIRLKNINVAYKLPSQWLEKVKISNARLFFNGTNLFTASKFKLADPEVNQYGTRGWETPYGKTYTFGIEIGF; this is encoded by the coding sequence ATGAATAAAATTTTACTTACCTCGTTATGTACGATGGCTTGCGGGACTCTGCAGGTCGTACATGCGCAACAAATCCAGGTTGTGGGGAAAGTTTCAGATGGAAATGGCGCTGCCATTCCAGATGTGACGATCTCGGTCAAAGGAACAAATACCGCAACATCCACAAATTCCAGTGGATTGTTTACGATAAATGCGAATCAGGATGCAACAGTCATCATCAGTGCTGTCGGTTATCAGAAACAAGAAATCAAACTAAATGGCCGAAAAACATTAACAATAACCTTACAAAAAGAAGAGAATGCACTGGATGAGGTTATGGTAGTCGCTTATGGTACGGCTAAAAAGAGCACCTACACGGGTTCTGCTGCGGTGGTAAAGGAAAGTGATATTAAAGATGTCCCTACGACGTCGTTTGAAAATGCATTGAACGGACGTGTAGCTGGTGTTCAGATCAGTTCCAGCTCCGGCCAGGCAGGCGCAACATCTAGCATCAGGATACGTGGTATCGGTTCTATGAACGCTTCTAATGATCCTTTATATGTGATCGATGGTGTTCCTGTTGTTTCGGGCAATTTGGGACAAATGAGTGGCCAGATCAATTCTTCTTCCAATGTCATGAGTACGCTTAATCCATCGGATATAGAATCGATCACCATATTAAAAGATGCTGCCGCATCTTCATTATATGGATCTAGAGCTGCCAATGGCGTTATCGTGATTACAACGAAACGTGGTAAAGAGGGAAAGGCACGCATAAACTTTCGGTCTTCTCTTGGTTTTACCCCATCGTGGGCGACAGATAATTATGAAGTAGCGGATCCGCAGGCACAGATCAATATGGAATATCAGATTTTCCATGACTATAGAACGTCAAATAAAAACAGTGCTACTGGAGTCAATTACACCGATCAGGAGGCAAGTACTTATGCTCTGGGACAAATCAACAACCGATTTAATAAACATGGATATCGCTTTGAAGTAGATGGTCCTGCCCGTATGAATAATGTTAAAATTCTTGGAATAACTGACGGTGTAGAAAACCGGGAAGGTAAATTCTTTGATTGGGAGGATTACTTATTTAGAACCGGTGTTTTTAATACGAACGACATCTCTTTGAGCGGAGGTTCTGAAACAACAAAGTACTTCTCTTCTCTAAACTATACAAAAGATAAAGGACGCGCCACGATCAATGAATATGAAAGAATCTCAGGAAGAATCAACCTGAATCAAAAAGTAAGAAGCAATATTGAATATAATGTAAATTTAAATGTTGCTAATACGGATAAAACTGGGTTCAATGATACCCGAAGTACCGGATCTAATCCTTTCTTTCAATCTAGAAATCTATTGTTTCCTTTCTACTGGCCTACTGACTACAAAACCGGCAATCCATGGACAGCACAATATGGTAGCTTAGCTTATAATTCTGACTATTATAATAAACAATGGGGTAACAGTACAAAAACTCTCAAATTGGGTGCTGTACAATCTCTATCGTGGGAAATTGTTCCTAATCTAACGGCAAAAACAATTTTCTCATTTGATAACACAGAAGTAAAAGATGCCTTGAATTTTTCAGCCTTGCACTTCATTGGTTTGACCGATAAGGGTTCATCGAGCAAATGGAATACAAATATGCGGAAATATGTTTCGTCCAATACATTAACGTATGCCAAAAGTATTGAGCAGCATAACTTCAATATTTTAGCGGGTTATGAAGTTGAAAAGAATGTCACTGATTTTCAGTACAGCAATTCGATTAATCTCGGATCAAGTTCTTTAACATCTATCGGTACGGGAGCAAATTATAAAGCGGACAGCTATCAGTTCGGTAATAATTTGATGTCTTATCTTTCACGTGTCGATTACAACTATAATGAGAAATACTTTTTAGGAGCTTCTATCCGCCGGGACGGTTCGTCACGTTTCAGTGAAGATAATCGTTGGGGTACCTTCTGGTCTGTATCTGGCGCATGGAGTATCCATAAAGAAGAGTTCTTTAAAAATGATATCGTCAATACCTTACGATTAAGAGCTTCGTATGGTGTTAATGGTACGCTACCAACAGATAATTATGCTTGGAGAACTTTAATGTATTATAAATACAATTACAAAGGTAACCCTGGGGGTGTCGTTGGCGATGGTTCATTAGGGGCTATAGATAGAGGATTAGGAAATACAAAACTAACCTGGGAAAAAAGTAATACCTACGATCTAGCTTTGGAATATGGTTTATTTAACAATAGACTAACGGGTTCCATCGAATACTTTAATAGAGATTCGAAAGACTTGCTTCAAGATGTGCCTACTTCTGGTACGACTGGTTTTACCAAGGTGCTCCAAAACGTGGGTGTCATAAATAATAGTGGAGTCGAAATTGATTTAGGCGGCGATATCATCAGTAAAGAAAACTTCAGATGGTCGGCTCGGGTCAATGGTTCATTTTTAACTTCCAAAGTCAAAACTTTAGATGCTGGTAAAGATATTATCTGGACTGATCCTACAGGTGGTGATGCCCGTGCACAGTTTATCTACCGTGAAAATGAATCGGTATTATCTTTCTATGGTTATGAGTGGGGCGGTGTAGATAAAACCAATGGTAAAAACGTTTGGTATACAAACAATAATCAATCGGATTTCGAATACAATGGCCGAAATGCTTCTTATAGCTATACGAAAGCAGATCAGATCATCTTGGGTTCGGCTACGCCTAAAATTTTCGGAGGAATCAATACAGATGTGGAATATAAAGGTATCTCACTTGGTCTAAACTTTAGTTACAAGATCGGTGGAAAGCTGTATGATGGTGCGGAAAAGGATGTCATGGATGATGGCTACTATTGGGAAAGAATACGTTCACAGTATTACTATGATAATATGTGGTCACCTAGCAATGTAAATGGCACACAACCGAAAATCGATGGTAACGATTTAACTGATGCTATCCAGTTCAGTAGCCGTCATTTATATAATGCTTCGTTTATCCGTCTAAAAAACATCAATGTCGCTTATAAATTGCCTTCACAATGGTTGGAAAAAGTTAAAATCAGTAATGCGCGTTTATTTTTCAATGGTACAAACCTATTCACGGCATCTAAATTTAAACTAGCGGATCCTGAGGTTAACCAATATGGAACGCGTGGATGGGAAACACCATATGGCAAAACATACACATTTGGTATTGAAATCGGCTTCTAG